A genomic stretch from Silurus meridionalis isolate SWU-2019-XX chromosome 1, ASM1480568v1, whole genome shotgun sequence includes:
- the mafaa gene encoding transcription factor MafAa: protein MATDLAMSADLPNSPLAIEYVNDFDLMKFEVKKEPPEAERYCHRLPPGSLSSTPISTPCSSVPSSPSFCAPSPGAQPVQNLGVNNNNNNSSSSSISNGGNNSGNSTQGASGKPQLEDFYWIPNYQHHISPEALNLTPEDAVEALIGNAHHHHHHHHHQPYDTFRGQQYVGEDLTTSTNGYHHAAHAHHAHHHHGHHGHHAHARLEDRFSDEQLVSMTVRELNRQLRGFSKEEVIRLKQKRRTLKNRGYAQSCRYKRVQQRHMLESEKCTLQNQVEQLKQDVARLAKERDMYKEKYEKLAGRTFNSGGGGGSNSNRDPSNGSHGKTSTADFFM, encoded by the coding sequence ATGGCCACGGACCTCGCCATGAGCGCCGACCTCCCCAACAGCCCCCTGGCCATCGAGTACGTGAATGATTTCGACCTCATGAAGTTTGAGGTTAAAAAGGAGCCCCCCGAGGCCGAGCGTTACTGCCACCGCTTACCCCCAGGTTCCTTGTCCTCCACGCCGATCAGCACGCCGTGCTCGTCCGTGCCTTCCTCGCCGAGCTTCTGCGCACCGAGTCCCGGCGCACAGCCCGTCCAGAACCTCGgagtaaacaacaacaacaacaacagcagcagcagcagcatcagcaaCGGTGGAAACAACAGCGGTAACAGTACTCAAGGCGCCTCGGGCAAACCCCAGCTGGAGGACTTCTACTGGATCCCTAACTACCAGCACCACATCAGCCCGGAGGCGTTGAACTTGACCCCCGAGGACGCGGTCGAGGCGCTGATTGGCAACGcgcaccatcaccaccatcaccaccaccaccagccctACGACACGTTCCGGGGCCAGCAGTACGTCGGCGAGGACCTGACGACCTCCACGAACGGCTACCACCACGCGGCGCACGCGCACCACGCGCACCACCACCACGGCCACCACGGCCACCACGCGCACGCGCGCCTCGAGGACCGCTTCTCGGACGAGCAGCTCGTCAGCATGACCGTGCGCGAGCTGAACCGGCAGCTGCGCGGCTTCAGCAAGGAGGAGGTTATCCGCCTGAAGCAGAAGCGGCGCACGCTGAAGAACCGCGGCTACGCGCAGTCGTGCCGCTACAAGCGCGTCCAGCAGCGGCACATGCTCGAGTCGGAAAAGTGCACGCTGCAGAACCAGGTGGAGCAGCTCAAGCAGGACGTGGCGCGTCTGGCCAAGGAGAGGGACATGTACAAAGAAAAGTACGAGAAGCTCGCAGGCCGGACCTTCAAcagcggcggcggcggcggcagCAACTCCAACCGGGACCCGTCGAACGGCAGTCACGGGAAAACCTCAACAGCGGATTTCTTTATGTGA